One Festucalex cinctus isolate MCC-2025b chromosome 1, RoL_Fcin_1.0, whole genome shotgun sequence genomic region harbors:
- the dapk3 gene encoding death-associated protein kinase 3, with protein MAGFRQEDVELHYEMGEELGSGQFAIVRKCKEKSSGSEYAAKFIKKRRLSSSRRGVSREEIEREVNILREIQHSNIITLHDIFENKTDVILILELVSGGELFDFLAEKESLSEEEATQFLKQILDGVHYLHSKRIAHFDLKPENIMLLDKNVPNPRIKLIDFGIAHQIKAGNEFKNIFGTPEFVAPEIVNYEPLGLEADMWSIGVITYILLSGASPFLGETKQETLTNISAVNYDFDEEYFSNTSELAKDFIRRLLVKDPKKRMTIDDSLQHPWIKVIKRRNVRQEDRDHKPERRRLKTTRLKEYTIKSHSSMPPNNTYVNFERFSQVLEEIAAAEQGLRQLERNRRSCRDDVAALLSIYEEKEGWYKEESRGISGQLSAVRQELQRTQAQRKKSQEDARGAAQAAGALKRKFGRLENRYEALAEQVAHEVRWVEELVRSIAADNARQESAP; from the exons CGGTCAGTTCGCCATTGTGCGCAAGTGCAAAGAGAAAAGCTCAGGCAGCGAGTACGCCGCCAAGTTCATCAAGAAACGGCGCCTGTCGTCCAGCCGGCGGGGCGTGAGCCGCGAGGAAATTGAGCGCGAGGTCAACATCCTGCGCGAGATCCAGCACAGCAACATCATCACGCTGCACGACATCTTCGAGAACAAGACGGACGTCATCCTCATCCTGGAGCTGGTGTCCGGCGGCGAGCTCTTCGACTTTCTCGCCGAGAAGGAGTCGCTGAGCGAGGAGGAGGCCACGCAGTTCCTCAAGCAGATCTTGGACGGCGTGCACTACCTGCACTCCAAGCGCATCGCACACTTTGACCTCAAG CCGGAGAACATCATGCTGCTGGACAAGAATGTTCCCAATCCTAGGATAAAGCTCATCGACTTCGGCATCGCCCATCAGATCAAAGCTGGCAACGAGTTCAAGAACATCTTTGGAACACCCGAGTTCGTAG CTCCAGAAATAGTCAACTACGAACCGCTGGGACTGGAGGCAGACATGTG GAGCATCGGTGTCATCACATACATCCT GTTGAGCGGGGCTTCGCCATTCCTGGGTGAAACTAAACAGGAGACGCTGACAAACATCTCAGCTGTCAACTACGACTTTGACGAGGAATACTTCAGCAACACCAGCGAATTGGCCAAAGATTTCATCCGACGCCTGCTGGTCAAAGATCCCAA GAAGAGAATGACCATTGATGACAGTCTTCAACATCCATGGATTAAG GTGATCAAGCGTCGCAACGTGCGCCAGGAGGATCGTGACCACAAGCCGGAGCGCCGGCGTCTGAAGACCACGCGTCTGAAGGAGTACACCATCAAGTCTCACTCCAGCATGCCGCCCAACAACACCTACGTCAACTTCGAGCGCTTCTCGCAGGTCCTGGAGGAGATCGCGGCGGCCGAGCAGGGCCTGCGCCAGCTGGAGCGCAATCGGCGCTCGTGCCGCGACGACGTGGCTGCGCTCTTGTCCATCTACGAGGAGAAGGAGGGCTGGTACAAGGAGGAGAGCCGCGGCATCTCAGGCCAGCTGAGCGCCGTCCGCCAGGAGCTGCAGCGCACGCAGGCGCAACGCAAGAAGAGCCAGGAGGATGCCCGTGGGGCCGCGCAGGCCGCCGGCGCGCTCAAGCGCAAATTCGGACGCTTGGAGAACCGCTACGAGGCGCTGGCCGAGCAGGTGGCGCACGAAGTGCGCTGGGTGGAGGAGCTGGTGCGCTCCATCGCCGCAGACAACGCCCGGCAAGAGAGTGCACCTTGA